The segment TCAAGAGAGTCCGTGggatagtaaaatatataattactcatttttttcttcaagtacTGAGCCCTTAGTCTAGAttttctatgagatttttcTGGGATATTCAGAGAAATCTTATGGAATAACACTAGCACAAAATTTAAAGACGTCAGATTTTGCgtcatcataaatttttttattttataaatttattttccacgatggagtttttttttaaataaaaaataagtgataAGTCGTAACGATAATTCTATAATTCTCAGAAAATAAAAGCATAATGCTTATTTCGAATGTATGTacgtgtgttaaaaaaaaattttcaagatacACATGACATAactaaataatcaattttttattaatttaatctaattatgtaatttttttgaaaatattccgCGTTTTATTTCCTCATATGATTATCATAATGCAGGCGatgaaattcatatttttttataattaaattataatatgtaaaaataattttttgtattaattgCATTCATTAACTTTATTCATTCATGACATTACAAGTTTAACTCCATCGGAtacaatatcaattatttttattatttttcaatcctGTTTATCCCATGATAAGATTTGGAATCTacagaaaattaatattaccattattattattattattattattattattattattattattattattattattattattattattattattattattattattattattattattattattattattattattattattattattattattattattattattattattattattattattattattatttttactttaaaaaaaataaatgatacagAAGTTAattgacgtctaataatttttgaaatattttcaaaataataaattataaaaaaaaaaatatttaaaaaaattgcacttgtagtttttttaattttctacatgtgcatatttttttttttttttttttttgtaattcggctgctcaatttcaaaacacagtaagtgaaaaattttttgaaatcgattttttagtaCTTTTAGTTCCAGTGGAGTCTTGTGAACATGATTCGatgcatatttcaaaaattttatttttctcagtcactgtgttttgaaattgggcagccgaattgatttattgaaaaaaaaaatccaaaaattgttaattgtctgttaacttcaggatcatttattgattcagaactttgtaataaaaaagtgataaGTAATTGTGATTACGTAATATTTAACTTACATTATTCTCATGGAAACAAACAAAGAGCATGTGGGCTGTTTCACACTGGTCATTTCCCCctgtaattaatatatttaataatttaagtgcacaaaatttgaataatccTTTATCATAATACAAATTACTATCAACACGTACTTCTGGTGCCACATGATCTGATTGCACCGACAAGCTGATCGTGGAATGGCAAATTTTCAGGAACTTTACTGGCAGCTACTTCAACATTCAGAGAACCGTCTGCAgttaactgaaaataaaatccactaCATTTTTTTCCCTCTACTAATtagtagtaaataaattagtgtCTCAATCAACTAATCGTCGGCTTACCAAATTTAATTCCTTCAAAACACAAGCCACGTGGCAATCAAACTGCGGGTCGTTTATCATTTCGCCTTGGAGTACACGATCGATTACACTGGGATCGACTCTATTGGTACGGTCGCATGTTCTACGAGCCATTccaaattttataagatcttCGGCAGTTATTGCCTGTcaaaatcattataattattattgaccCTATGCTGTAATTGCGCACCTCAATTACAAATAGGAACGACCTGAGCTAAATCGGACACCATTTCTGAGacagattttattttcaatcccTATTTAGAgctcagaaaaaaatgaagaaggCGGGaagtttcaaatattttttactgaaaattttgaatcggtCACTGGCCAGGCTGATTAATACCCCAGCCCTTTTACAAACGATAACTGAACAATTTTGAacccagaaaaaattttcgtttaaaaaatGGTGTCTGATTTTGCTCTGACTctctttttataaaacaagaagaatttttttgaaaaatataagacaGGTGTCACTGATTTCTTTAATTGGGTAGCTCTGCTGTCAGCATTAGAGGTAcgcatttaaattttccttatCGAACTTACCGATTCACTTAAAACTACAACCGAAGCGAAAATGAATACAACCGCGAATCGATACATGATTGAAGTTGAAGTTTTACTATCAGATAATATGCCATTTCCTCCTCAATACCTTTCCTTTTATACACAACCTGaccacttatttatttttttataattctctTTTCTCagaacataaatttaataagtgaCAAGGTATCGTCGGAATAAATTTTCCGTCTATTAAATGGTAATTACCTCAatactaataaataacaaaccaataaattttttcatcatttttttcacaattacTCAGCAACATTCGTCTCCATTTCATATCATTACTAATAATAGCCGtcaattgatataaatatttttaagtcaCAATGAGATCAAATATTGCAACTTTGTAgtctgatttttaaaaaaactcttGTTTACGCATTATTGTTCCACATTATCGTGATCTCTGCTCCTCATGAACTAGTGCgatacttatattatttatcactttaagtaaaaataaaaattaccaataattttcttgctgatttaaattatttattgacgtTCTGTTTTACAATTTCGcatttcgttatttttattttacaacaaaaacaaaattaataataataataattacataatttttaattagctTGGTAACAAGTAGAGAGCCATTGAGTCgttatacaatatatatatatttgtgatTCCTTCGGTCgccagaaataaataattattattattcgtcatggtgatggtggtggtggtggtggggAGGGTGAGGTAATGCCTGTATAACAatgaacaataattaaaattattacacaattttaattacatataaatatatatgaaggtTAACGTTAGTGTTGATTATATCTttcttacaattaaaataataaaatagtaattagtaattattatgattaatatcattagttatatttttttaccttaTTTTCACGAAGGCACTTGAAAACAAGATAAGCTGTCTCGCATTCGTCATCTGCCTCTgcaattatattataattattaatttttttttttcttacaatcaAAACTGACATAATAGGGATAAGTGTCTCCCCTATTACACTGCCCCCTAAATACTGCtactcattaaaaatattattgaatattatcACCCTATCTTGTTTgttccctggtggaaatttttcggaattttctttgaaaaactcagttctaaagttctatAGACTTTTTCCAAGTTCTAAAATCTTTTTCAGAgttattcagagaaaagtccgaaaaatttccaccagggattcaattaagttttaaataaatattattaattgcaaGTATCATTTGCGTGTATGgatatattttaagtattttttaacaatgcaatgattgttatttttttttacgatcttttagagttaaaaaaaaaaacgtgaaaatatttaaatagtttaGATTAATAGATCTTACTTTGTTCGCTGCATTTTGTAATGGCTTCAACAACTCTTTCGCGATCTGGTGCATCAGCAGGAATCTTCTCGATTATTTTGTCTTTATTAAGTTTTCCATCGACCATctttgcaatttaaatttgaataaatatgttATTATTACATGATTTTTTTCGTACTATATTAGACATAAaacattaatatattttatatatatagacttatacaTACAGCGCCTTCAGCCTTCGCAACACAAGCATGGAAACATTTGACTTTTGTCTCGGGTTCTTCGTCTTTCTTATGATTATGAAGATCTTCTTTAGTGACGCCTGCTTCTTCCGCACACTTTTTAAAGATTTCCTTATGCTTTTCTTTCATGTCATCATCTCCCAGAAcctaaattttcaaacagcaaaaaatattattcaaataataattttcgcGCCCTTAGCAGATTCAAAACCATTAGATTTGAATCTTAAGAAACCAAGTCCCTGAAGCCCAACCACGTAAATCCCCTCTCTTTTATTTCTTAGAATTTAATCAAACTTTATTTTCACCTAAAATTAAGTATCATCAAAATTTGACCCATCTGCCGATTAtgcacaaaaataaaaattaaaatcgtctctaattattttactttccaAATTAATTCTGATGAATCAAAGCCCACaattttaccaaattttactaaaaaatttttttttctcatacttAACGcgactattattttaaaaaatcgaattgacttttatcaaaaattggagcgtaattttttttttattattaattaaaattgaacgCTAATGaataagcaaataaataattaatgataatggtAATAAACTTACACCAACTACAAGAGCACAAGCAACAATTGCTAAAACTGACCCACGCATTGTTTAATAGTAATGTATGTTGTTCAGagagtattcaaaaaatattatgtttagagtgtgaaaaaatttgtcttataTACCCAGCTGACATTAATTAGCTCTCGGTACACATAACAAATGTAATTGACATACACgtaatactattattatatattatttatctttgctttaaataattatatttgtaGTTCacgttataatttatttttacgatgATCATCCAGATCACACGGACATCAAGTCGTTGGTGTTGGAGACCAAtcaacttaaatatttattactttgaatgactttttaatttttagttcgGGGAATCACATAAGCGTTATTGTGTACCTGAAAATTACTTCCTTCCCACTTGTTGTTTATTTACAATGAATACACCGACAAACTTATATGTATCTATAtctgtatatttatatcataaggAAGTATCATATACTTGTTTTACGATGTTATATTTATGACAATACTGAGCATTTTTTCTAGccttgaattttaattttagtttaaataaatattaataaattaatatttaatttaaattacataagtAATTATCTGTAATTAGATTCTGTACcgaacttcaaaaaaaaaaaacgcgggCCAAAATTAGGcactattttgaaaataaaagaaaaattatttgtttgtttgaaattttttatttacgtctagaaaaaaatgcggCAGCTTGACCACTTAAGGCAGAgtccaataaaaaatttttatcaaaataaattcaattttacgcGGTTCATTTTTCCCGCAATTTGAGTTCGTTTGATGCCTCccttggaaaaaataaaataataaataacgaacatatgaaaaaaaaatttggccGCTATAAAGTTCTGTCTGAAGTGACCAAGTTACCccatgattataaaataaacttatatgGCCTCAGGTTCCctgacttttttaaaaatattttttagtcaataaaatttttgaaaatttggttACAGTAGACAACTACTCTC is part of the Microplitis mediator isolate UGA2020A chromosome 11, iyMicMedi2.1, whole genome shotgun sequence genome and harbors:
- the LOC130677649 gene encoding general odorant-binding protein 72-like; this translates as MYRFAVVFIFASVVVLSESAITAEDLIKFGMARRTCDRTNRVDPSVIDRVLQGEMINDPQFDCHVACVLKELNLLTADGSLNVEVAASKVPENLPFHDQLVGAIRSCGTRRGNDQCETAHMLFVCFHENNIPNLIMG
- the LOC130677648 gene encoding general odorant-binding protein 56d-like, whose protein sequence is MRGSVLAIVACALVVGVLGDDDMKEKHKEIFKKCAEEAGVTKEDLHNHKKDEEPETKVKCFHACVAKAEGAMVDGKLNKDKIIEKIPADAPDRERVVEAITKCSEQKADDECETAYLVFKCLRENKALPHPPHHHHHHHHDE